One region of Triticum aestivum cultivar Chinese Spring chromosome 6B, IWGSC CS RefSeq v2.1, whole genome shotgun sequence genomic DNA includes:
- the LOC123134797 gene encoding uncharacterized protein: MKGTQAISVTLLMSFLVLATRGKDVRYRRQEEDSTQILTYQGVNKTIQMEDGDVYDCIDVYKQPGLNHPLLKDHKIQMKPSSIPVWMDTESFPSDSFSQAEPSIIECPTGIVPILRSNGSTTIATHNIDGLKNDMQWERAGLIYMGDLYGARASLNIWEPKVKGSQDSSAIWISIENRRGQQPDRVSAGLRVAPALSGDAFVRLHVAWFDGYSKKGCIDHSCPGYVQVHPHIGPGSRIQPSSVYGGDQRVADIQIFKEPKSNYWWVSYNNIAIGYWPGGLFEFIRYRGDLAFWGGQVEGPTASSKSPQMGSGHFASEGFRKAAFIRKIEIADDTVKFATPNRYMVEIGSSDQSKYTTGGFDISKDFGMTIYYGGPGSMRS; encoded by the exons ATGAAAGGAACACAAGCCATTAGTGTGACTCTTCTCATGTCATTTCTTGTTCTAGCGACCAGAGGAAAAGATGTGAGATATAGAAGGCAAGAGGAAGACAGTACCCAGATTCTCACTTATCAAGGAGTTAATAAAACCATTCAG ATGGAAGACGGAGACGTCTATGACTGCATCGATGTGTACAAGCAACCGGGTTTAAACCACCCATTGTTGAAAGACCATAAAATCCAG ATGAAACCAAGTTCTATCCCTGTTTGGATGGATACCGAATCATTTCCTTCGGATTCTTTTTCACAAGCGGAACCATCTATCATCGAGTGCCCAACAGGAATAGTTCCAATACTGCGTAGTAACGGAAGTACCACCATAGCAACACACAATATTGATGGGCTCAAAAACGATATGCAATGGGAG AGGGCAGGACTCATATACATGGGTGATTTATATGGGGCGCGTGCTTCATTAAATATTTGGGAGCCAAAGGTTAAAGGTAGCCAGGATTCCAGTGCAATTTGGATAAGTATTGAAAATAGAAGAGGACAACAGCCTGATCGGGTGAGCGCCGGTCTTCGGGTAGCTCCAGCATTGAGTGGTGATGCTTTTGTTAGACTTCATGTTGCTTGG TTCGATGGCTATTCAAAGAAGGGCTGCATTGACCACAGCTGTCCTGGATATGTGCAAGTCCACCCCCACATTGGTCCTGGATCAAGAATACAACCATCCTCTGTATATGGTGGAGACCAGAGAGTAGCAGACATTCAAATATTCAAG GAGCCGAAATCAAACTATTGGTGGGTGAGTTACAATAACATAGCAATTGGATATTGGCCGGGTGGGCTGTTCGAATTCATTAGATACAGAGGCGATTTGGCGTTTTGGGGCGGGCAGGTTGAGGGGCCGACAGCGTCATCGAAGTCTCCGCAGATGGGCAGCGGGCATTTTGCTTCGGAAGGATTTCGAAAAGCAGCGTTCATAAGAAAGATCGAGATTGCAGACGACACGGTCAAGTTTGCGACCCCAAATAGATACATGGTGGAGATTGGGTCGAGCGATCAGTCCAAATACACCACGGGTGGATTTGACATTAGCAAGGATTTCGGGATGACTATTTATTATGGTGGACCAGGTTCCATGAGGTCCTGA